One part of the Maridesulfovibrio sp. genome encodes these proteins:
- a CDS encoding sigma 54-interacting transcriptional regulator, translating to METPDPNQLNIADVLKRIDEVRDKNLQSILRTTLEAAQQKLQESINERYRLRLNLENSFNSIPDAIVTVDEDIRILSANAAFLSLYGGFLADYKGRTLEECFGSKAKPYNSVIQQTLELGRLTSHFRVNTKTPDGKECKLELNAAPLRTGEHSFGGVVLVIKDMTRLAVLEQQLEDRRLLNNMVGQSDSMKRVATLVHSLSDIGTTVLITGESGTGKELIADALHYTGGRAEKRIVKVNCAALSESLLESELFGHVRGAFTGASRESEGRVAAAEGGTLFLDEIGDLPLSIQLKLLRFLEYKEYERVGSSKPRKADVRVVTATNADLVQKVKDGSFRKDLYYRLNVFQIELPPLRERREDIPLLAESFMNTFNNELGRSIKAISPEFMDALVKYDWPGNVRELRHCIEYAAILCLDEVLQFIHLPQNFRDNFNCFCDNLELKQVRRQESAAPAVTSDSSSTRNVFDKQKVLDALEQAEWKKARAARILGISRPTLYRWMKKAGIIES from the coding sequence ATGGAAACTCCCGACCCGAATCAATTAAATATAGCCGATGTGTTAAAACGCATTGATGAAGTGCGTGATAAGAATCTTCAGTCCATCCTCAGAACCACACTGGAAGCTGCTCAACAGAAACTCCAGGAAAGTATCAATGAACGATATCGCCTGCGTTTAAATCTGGAAAATTCATTTAACAGCATCCCGGATGCGATTGTAACTGTGGACGAGGATATACGCATCCTTTCCGCTAATGCAGCTTTCCTTTCCCTCTACGGAGGATTTCTAGCCGACTATAAAGGGCGGACACTGGAGGAATGCTTCGGGAGTAAAGCAAAGCCATATAATAGTGTAATCCAGCAGACATTGGAGCTCGGACGGCTTACTTCACATTTCCGGGTCAATACAAAAACGCCAGACGGCAAGGAGTGTAAGCTGGAGCTTAATGCAGCGCCTTTGCGTACCGGGGAACACAGTTTCGGCGGTGTCGTGCTGGTTATTAAAGATATGACCCGTCTTGCGGTTCTGGAACAACAACTGGAAGACCGCAGGTTACTCAACAATATGGTCGGTCAAAGCGATTCCATGAAGCGGGTGGCTACGTTGGTGCATAGTCTTTCGGACATTGGCACGACCGTGCTGATTACCGGTGAATCCGGTACGGGTAAGGAATTGATTGCCGATGCATTGCATTACACTGGAGGCAGGGCGGAGAAAAGGATTGTGAAGGTGAACTGCGCGGCTTTGTCTGAATCCCTGCTGGAAAGTGAATTGTTCGGTCATGTCCGCGGAGCCTTTACCGGAGCCTCACGTGAGTCTGAAGGGCGTGTTGCCGCGGCTGAAGGTGGAACCCTCTTTCTTGATGAAATTGGAGATTTACCTCTGTCCATTCAGCTTAAATTATTGCGTTTTTTAGAATATAAGGAATACGAACGCGTTGGCAGCTCCAAGCCGCGCAAAGCTGATGTGCGAGTGGTAACCGCCACAAACGCCGATCTGGTGCAAAAAGTTAAGGACGGTTCCTTTCGCAAGGACTTGTATTACAGGCTTAATGTATTTCAGATAGAGCTCCCCCCGCTTAGAGAACGTCGTGAAGATATTCCGTTGCTGGCGGAAAGTTTTATGAATACTTTTAATAATGAGTTGGGGCGCTCCATAAAAGCCATCTCACCTGAATTCATGGACGCTCTTGTTAAGTACGATTGGCCGGGGAATGTTCGTGAGTTGCGGCATTGCATTGAGTATGCGGCTATTCTGTGTCTTGACGAGGTATTACAGTTCATTCATCTTCCACAGAATTTTAGAGATAATTTCAATTGTTTTTGTGATAATTTAGAGCTGAAGCAAGTTCGCCGGCAGGAATCTGCGGCTCCTGCTGTAACTTCTGACTCCTCTTCTACGCGGAATGTTTTTGATAAGCAGAAGGTGCTTGATGCTTTGGAGCAGGCAGAATGGAAGAAAGCCCGGGCAGCTCGAATTCTCGGTATAAGTCGCCCGACACTTTATCGCTGGATGAAAAAAGCAGGGATCATTGAATCATAA
- a CDS encoding NADH:flavin oxidoreductase, giving the protein MKTLFEKCKLGPLNLKNRLVRSATWENMTTENGRMTPRLYEIYKTLAENEVGLIITGYANVVEEEQPNPGMMGIYDDFFVADYRRLTDIVHKHDSKIILQIAYGGTKTTYNVGERTIFAPSNIPERSTGTCGKPMNKDEIKYIIKAFAAAGKRAKESGFDGVEIHAAHTYLINQFLSPYYNNRTDEYGGSLENRMRFMVEIYEAMRKEVGADYPILVKLTASEFFEGGLTFDETRIICTKLEKMGVQGLEISGNIHGKAKSMAGKFYDGYELKKQGYFTEYGDIISRDVDIPVITVGGLSQPDHIESILNNTGIEFFGLSRPLLAEPDLFKRWKDGDTKRAKCVHCSKCRNEDGNYCTVFKDK; this is encoded by the coding sequence ATGAAAACTCTTTTTGAAAAGTGTAAACTAGGTCCGCTGAATCTTAAAAACAGGCTGGTCCGCAGTGCCACCTGGGAAAACATGACCACAGAGAACGGACGGATGACTCCCCGCCTTTACGAGATATACAAAACTCTGGCTGAAAACGAAGTGGGGCTGATCATCACCGGGTACGCCAATGTGGTGGAAGAAGAGCAACCGAACCCGGGCATGATGGGAATTTACGATGATTTTTTCGTAGCCGACTATCGCAGGCTGACTGACATAGTGCACAAACACGACTCCAAAATTATCCTTCAGATTGCCTATGGCGGCACCAAAACTACTTATAACGTGGGCGAACGGACGATCTTCGCGCCGAGTAATATTCCCGAGCGAAGCACTGGTACCTGCGGTAAGCCCATGAACAAGGATGAAATCAAGTATATCATCAAAGCTTTTGCCGCTGCCGGGAAAAGGGCCAAGGAATCCGGGTTTGATGGAGTTGAAATCCACGCAGCTCATACCTACCTGATCAACCAGTTTTTGAGTCCGTATTATAATAACCGCACCGATGAATACGGCGGATCACTGGAAAACCGTATGCGTTTCATGGTTGAAATATACGAAGCCATGCGCAAAGAAGTAGGTGCAGACTATCCTATTCTGGTCAAGCTCACCGCCAGTGAGTTCTTTGAGGGCGGACTGACCTTTGATGAAACCAGAATAATTTGTACCAAGCTGGAAAAAATGGGCGTGCAAGGACTGGAGATTTCCGGCAACATTCACGGCAAGGCAAAATCCATGGCCGGTAAATTTTATGATGGTTATGAACTAAAAAAACAGGGCTACTTTACCGAATATGGCGACATCATCAGCCGCGATGTGGATATCCCGGTTATTACCGTAGGCGGCCTGTCACAACCGGATCATATCGAATCCATTCTTAATAACACAGGGATTGAATTTTTCGGTTTGTCTCGTCCTCTGCTTGCCGAGCCTGATTTGTTTAAAAGGTGGAAGGATGGTGATACAAAACGGGCAAAATGCGTGCATTGTTCCAAATGTCGAAATGAAGATGGAAATTATTGTACCGTATTTAAGGATAAATAG